In the Hordeum vulgare subsp. vulgare chromosome 7H, MorexV3_pseudomolecules_assembly, whole genome shotgun sequence genome, one interval contains:
- the LOC123412093 gene encoding cold-responsive protein kinase 1-like isoform X1, which yields MSCFSHIFKRTRRGEQQNDSFNEDLPGVQNITRFSYKELDRATARFDQSNKIGEGGYGPVYKGTLRDGTTVAVKVLSLQSRQGAREFLSELITISDISHENLVKLYGCCVEGSHKILVYNYLENNSLAQTLLGSRHSSIQFNWRTRVNICIGVAQGLAYLHDGVRPHVVHRDIKASNILLDQDLTPKISDFGLAKLLPSDVSHISTRVAGTLGYLAPEYAIRGQVTRKSDVYSFGVLLIEIVSGRCNTDTKLPYEDQILLEKTWAYYDQGQLEEIIDSSLGDDLDVDEACRFLKVGLLCTKNVTKRRPDMSTVTRMLKGEEDVESQEITKPDVIRDFRDLKLRSKATSSSLLTSIVARSSPSSSSSTGNTTRTSITFTAISDRP from the exons ATGAGTTGTTTTTCTCACATTTTCAAGCGGACAAGGCGGGGTGAGCAACAAAACGATTCATTCAATGAAG ACCTCCCTGGTGTTCAGAATATAACGAGATTCAGCTATAAGGAGTTGGATAGGGCAACTGCAAGATTTGACCAATCGAATAAGATTGGCGAGGGAGGTTATGGACCAGTGTATAAG GGAACACTCAGGGACGGAACAACTGTTGCAGTAAAGGTGCTCTCTTTGCAGTCTAGGCAAGGCGCGAGGGAATTTCTTAGCGAACTTATTACGATCTCTGATATTTCCCATGAgaatcttgtcaaactttatgGCTGTTGTGTGGAAGGAAGCCACAAGATCCTTGTCTATAATTATCTTGAAAATAATAGCCTTGCACAAACCCTTCTAG GTTCTCGGCATAGCAGCATCCAGTTTAATTGGAGAACTCGAGTAAATATTTGCATTGGTGTTGCCCAGGGGCTAGCATACCTCCATGACGGTGTCCGACCTCATGTTGTCCACCGGGACATCAAAGCTAGCAATATACTTCTCGATCAGGATCTTACCCCGAAAATTTCCGATTTCGGCTTGGCGAAGCTTCTACCTTCAGATGTATCACATATTAGCACAAGAGTCGCAGGAACGCT AGGTTACTTGGCTCCCGAATACGCCATCCGAGGACAAGTGACCCGGAAATCAGATGTTTACAGCTTCGGTGTTCTGCTGATAGAAATAGTCAGTGGAAGATGCAACACTGATACAAAACTACCGTATGAAGATCAGATTCTTCTTGAGAAG ACATGGGCATACTACGACCAGGGGCAGCTGGAGGAGATCATCGACAGCTCCCTGGGCGATGACCTGGACGTGGACGAGGCATGCAGGTTCCTGAAGGTGGGGCTCCTGTGCACGAAGAACGTGACGAAACGCCGTCCCGACATGTCGACGGTGACCCGGATGCTGAAGGGCGAGGAGGACGTGGAGTCGCAGGAGATCACCAAGCCCGACGTGATCCGGGACTTCAGGGACCTGAAGCTGAGGAGCAAGGccacgtcgtcgtcgctgctgacCTCCATCGTGGCGCGCtcctcgccatcgtcgtcgtcgtccaccGGTAACACCACccgcacctccatcaccttcaccGCCATATCAGACCGACCCTGA
- the LOC123412093 gene encoding cold-responsive protein kinase 1-like isoform X2 yields the protein MDQCIRDGTTVAVKVLSLQSRQGAREFLSELITISDISHENLVKLYGCCVEGSHKILVYNYLENNSLAQTLLGSRHSSIQFNWRTRVNICIGVAQGLAYLHDGVRPHVVHRDIKASNILLDQDLTPKISDFGLAKLLPSDVSHISTRVAGTLGYLAPEYAIRGQVTRKSDVYSFGVLLIEIVSGRCNTDTKLPYEDQILLEKTWAYYDQGQLEEIIDSSLGDDLDVDEACRFLKVGLLCTKNVTKRRPDMSTVTRMLKGEEDVESQEITKPDVIRDFRDLKLRSKATSSSLLTSIVARSSPSSSSSTGNTTRTSITFTAISDRP from the exons ATGGACCAGTGTATAAG GGACGGAACAACTGTTGCAGTAAAGGTGCTCTCTTTGCAGTCTAGGCAAGGCGCGAGGGAATTTCTTAGCGAACTTATTACGATCTCTGATATTTCCCATGAgaatcttgtcaaactttatgGCTGTTGTGTGGAAGGAAGCCACAAGATCCTTGTCTATAATTATCTTGAAAATAATAGCCTTGCACAAACCCTTCTAG GTTCTCGGCATAGCAGCATCCAGTTTAATTGGAGAACTCGAGTAAATATTTGCATTGGTGTTGCCCAGGGGCTAGCATACCTCCATGACGGTGTCCGACCTCATGTTGTCCACCGGGACATCAAAGCTAGCAATATACTTCTCGATCAGGATCTTACCCCGAAAATTTCCGATTTCGGCTTGGCGAAGCTTCTACCTTCAGATGTATCACATATTAGCACAAGAGTCGCAGGAACGCT AGGTTACTTGGCTCCCGAATACGCCATCCGAGGACAAGTGACCCGGAAATCAGATGTTTACAGCTTCGGTGTTCTGCTGATAGAAATAGTCAGTGGAAGATGCAACACTGATACAAAACTACCGTATGAAGATCAGATTCTTCTTGAGAAG ACATGGGCATACTACGACCAGGGGCAGCTGGAGGAGATCATCGACAGCTCCCTGGGCGATGACCTGGACGTGGACGAGGCATGCAGGTTCCTGAAGGTGGGGCTCCTGTGCACGAAGAACGTGACGAAACGCCGTCCCGACATGTCGACGGTGACCCGGATGCTGAAGGGCGAGGAGGACGTGGAGTCGCAGGAGATCACCAAGCCCGACGTGATCCGGGACTTCAGGGACCTGAAGCTGAGGAGCAAGGccacgtcgtcgtcgctgctgacCTCCATCGTGGCGCGCtcctcgccatcgtcgtcgtcgtccaccGGTAACACCACccgcacctccatcaccttcaccGCCATATCAGACCGACCCTGA